The Sandaracinaceae bacterium genome has a window encoding:
- a CDS encoding radical SAM protein, whose product MAERVHLPISGQPKSGQPSPGQPAEEGRTTDDLGVRTDVRNEQSEHEGPVLGIADPWRDRKPEPDRAVSCIMADSLYVKANGEMPCWCDSGEQLILETLTVEKLMDPSFDAFNHPKIQVIRDAFHREDRYPFPSTCRRCAMVYPDAERDRSLYRDGIDTLHVESSWLCNLDCPLCIPKKERKSLKDPPFHVEPSLWVALVHNLKLHGVKRVRMLHFEGRGDPLMHPHLGHLCKVFHMSYPDAIIQATTNGNFPFKDDLFEGGLTHLRISADGAREESYQTYRRGGKFAKVHKFMADAAECRTRLGLQDRVHIEWKYILFEWNDTDEEMLEAYQIANDIGIELSFCLTPWEGKSLRFDNDNLSEKLAEIMPSAQNRPTRHIELGLDHQNDAAQ is encoded by the coding sequence ATGGCCGAACGCGTCCACCTGCCCATCTCGGGCCAGCCCAAATCGGGCCAGCCCAGCCCCGGCCAGCCCGCCGAGGAGGGTCGGACCACCGACGACCTGGGCGTTCGCACCGACGTGCGCAACGAGCAGTCGGAGCACGAGGGCCCGGTCCTCGGGATCGCCGACCCCTGGCGAGACCGAAAGCCCGAGCCCGATCGCGCGGTCAGCTGCATCATGGCCGACAGCCTCTACGTGAAGGCCAACGGCGAGATGCCCTGCTGGTGTGACTCGGGCGAGCAGCTGATCCTCGAGACGCTGACGGTCGAGAAGCTCATGGACCCGAGCTTCGACGCCTTCAACCACCCGAAGATCCAGGTGATCCGCGACGCCTTCCACCGCGAGGACCGCTACCCGTTCCCGAGCACCTGTCGCCGCTGCGCGATGGTCTACCCCGACGCGGAGCGGGATCGGAGCCTCTACCGGGACGGGATCGACACCCTGCACGTCGAGTCGAGCTGGCTGTGCAACCTCGACTGCCCCCTGTGCATCCCGAAGAAGGAGCGGAAGTCCCTCAAGGACCCGCCCTTCCACGTCGAGCCCTCGCTCTGGGTGGCGCTGGTCCACAACCTGAAGCTCCACGGCGTCAAGCGGGTTCGCATGCTCCATTTCGAGGGCCGCGGCGACCCGCTGATGCACCCGCACCTCGGGCACCTCTGCAAGGTGTTCCACATGAGCTATCCGGACGCGATCATCCAGGCGACGACGAACGGCAACTTCCCCTTCAAGGACGACCTCTTCGAGGGGGGGCTGACGCACCTGCGCATCAGCGCCGACGGCGCGCGCGAGGAGAGCTACCAGACCTATCGACGGGGCGGGAAGTTCGCCAAGGTCCACAAGTTCATGGCCGACGCGGCCGAGTGCCGGACCCGCCTCGGGCTCCAGGATCGGGTCCACATCGAGTGGAAGTACATCCTCTTCGAGTGGAACGACACCGACGAGGAGATGCTCGAGGCCTACCAGATCGCGAACGACATCGGCATCGAGCTGTCGTTCTGCCTCACGCCCTGGGAGGGGAAGTCGCTGCGCTTCGACAACGACAACCTCTCCGAGAAGCTCGCCGAGATCATGCCCAGCGCACAGAACCGCCCGACGCGGCACATCGAGCTGGGCCTCGACCATCAGAACGACGCCGCGCAGTGA
- a CDS encoding glycosyltransferase family 2 protein — translation MSRPPRASVIVVEWRTADYLPRCLEALEASELPRDAFEIIVVDNDSPTPIDHLHEAYPSVHFISSRRNLGFAGGCQLGASRARGEVLLMVNPDCVVAPDWLGQMLAVFDAEPRAGVVGCKLVHPGTRVLQHAGGQLFANGRSEHLGRDEADHGQYDEPREVDYVCGAALGARRSTVDEVGFLSGAYFPAYYEETELCVRVRRAGWKVLYTPHARAEHHESVASGGALSEVYLRRYHHGRMRFVYRNTAPLRMLTDFLPAEMAWLSHMDSKERWICAKAYGRALVDAWREDRGTPAPGDVSAERPPLPAPAPTGTPRELTVRGAQRPPSSRPPSSRPPAPGPRALLVGSEG, via the coding sequence GTGAGCCGCCCCCCTCGCGCCAGCGTCATCGTCGTCGAATGGCGCACCGCCGACTATCTCCCGCGTTGCCTCGAGGCGCTCGAGGCGTCCGAGCTCCCGCGCGACGCCTTCGAGATCATCGTGGTCGACAACGACTCGCCGACGCCCATCGACCACCTCCACGAGGCCTATCCGTCGGTCCACTTCATCTCCTCGCGCCGGAACCTCGGCTTCGCGGGCGGCTGCCAGCTGGGCGCCAGCCGGGCCCGCGGCGAGGTGCTCCTCATGGTCAACCCCGACTGCGTCGTCGCCCCCGACTGGCTCGGGCAGATGCTCGCCGTCTTCGACGCGGAGCCGAGAGCCGGCGTCGTGGGGTGCAAGCTGGTCCACCCGGGCACCCGCGTGCTGCAACACGCGGGGGGGCAGCTCTTCGCCAACGGCCGCAGCGAGCACCTCGGACGCGACGAGGCGGACCACGGACAGTACGACGAGCCGCGCGAGGTGGACTACGTCTGCGGCGCGGCCCTCGGCGCGCGCAGGAGCACCGTGGACGAGGTCGGCTTCCTCTCGGGCGCCTATTTCCCCGCCTACTACGAGGAGACCGAGCTCTGCGTGCGGGTCCGGCGCGCCGGCTGGAAGGTGCTCTACACCCCGCACGCGCGGGCCGAGCATCACGAGTCGGTCGCCTCCGGGGGAGCGCTCAGCGAGGTCTACCTCCGGCGCTACCACCACGGCCGCATGCGCTTCGTCTATCGCAACACCGCCCCGCTGCGCATGTTGACCGACTTCCTCCCGGCCGAGATGGCCTGGCTGTCCCACATGGATAGCAAGGAGCGCTGGATCTGCGCGAAGGCGTACGGGCGCGCGCTCGTGGACGCGTGGCGCGAGGACCGAGGCACGCCGGCCCCTGGCGACGTCTCCGCCGAGCGTCCACCGCTGCCGGCGCCCGCCCCGACGGGCACGCCGCGGGAGCTCACCGTGAGGGGAGCCCAGCGCCCGCCCTCTTCCAGGCCGCCCTCCTCCCGGCCGCCGGCGCCCGGACCGCGCGCGCTCCTCGTGGGCTCGGAGGGCTGA